The following coding sequences lie in one Lolium perenne isolate Kyuss_39 chromosome 2, Kyuss_2.0, whole genome shotgun sequence genomic window:
- the LOC127335064 gene encoding uncharacterized protein, whose translation MAAVVSWYGPLIDLSAAAGHVGGLVQLLASVRRVLPHQEQNAATGRTYERVILEVGDDTRSSFSVSLWSNSTSSTIVAGDVLLLQNIKIVEFRNGLEGRATQTSAVQVLLNSKDLTQPEGIGELIINCKVGAATRSKLRRLSEWILHTKRACTENLHQVMLKNWKEKAENNSADLSISELISQSKPCNFNISASIGKIVLMGSLTPLKEQLTVIEKLSLNEHNDIVRDFITTGCKLCGLPLYRKNLHGDSTCPIDCPDNPKYVHAVGQIYKPFMIYVRDQSGQVPVLVRNKVAETLFGNIIADDVSECYKSRHCMLLETCESGSPSTSRMLDGTGKIGITKRKRTGKKPDFHLIWLILVKCLLNPGKNSPFCFQISVSPEKNVENGRFELVSLTMPIPREGNVSSTTYVNSN comes from the exons ATGGCGGCGGTCGTGAGCTGGTACGGGCCGCTCATCGACCTCTCGGCGGCCGCCGGCCATGTCGGCGGACTCGTGCAGCTGCTGGCGTCCGTTCGCCGTGTCCTCCCCCACCAG GAGCAAAATGCCGCAACCGGAAGGACGTACGAGAGAGTCATACTAGAAGTTGGTGACGACACGAGGTCGAGCTTCTCTGTATCTCTATGGTCCAACAGTACTAGTTCGACCATAGTGGCGGGCGACGTTTTACTGTTGCAGA ATATTAAGATAGTAGAATTCAGAAATGGCTTGGAGGGGAGAGCTACTCAGACATCTGCAGTCCAAGTATTGCTGAACTCTAAAGATTTAACGCAGCCCGAAG GGATTGGTGAACTAATAATTAATTGTAAAGTCGGGGCTGCTACAAGATCGAAGTTAAGAAGACTGTCAGAGTGGATCTTACACACCAAACGTGCTTGCACGGAAAATCTTCATCAG GTGATGTTGAAGAATTGGAAAGAAAAAGCAGAAAATAATTCAGCAGACTTGTCCATCTCAGAACTAATATCTCAGAGCAAACCATGCAATTTCAATATTTCTGCTTCTATTGGAAAAATCGTATTAATGGGTTCTCTTACCCCCTTGAAGGAGCAATTGACAGTAATCGAGAAACTTTCTTTGAATGAACATAATGATATTGTCAGAGATTTCATTACTACTGGTTGCAAGTTATGTGGTTTACCTCTATACCGAAA AAACCTTCATGGAGACAGTACTTGTCCAATTGATTGTCCAGATAATCCTAAGTATGTCCACGCTGTTGGCCAGATATACAAACCATTCATG ATCTATGTGCGAGACCAATCTGGACAGGTTCCTGTGCTTGTGAGGAATAAAGTTGCTGAGACCTTATTTGGAAATATTATCGCAGATGATGTGTCTGAATGCTACAAGAGCCGCCACTGCATGCTGTTAGAAACTTGTGAATCTGGCAGCCCAAGCACTTCTAGGATGCTAGATGGCACTGGCAAGATAGGGATTACTAAAAGGAAAAGAACCGGAAAAAAGCCAGATTTTCATCTTATTTGGCTCATTTTAGTGAAATGCCTTCTGAACCCAGGCAAGAACAGTCCATTCTGTTTCCAGATTTCAGTCAGCCCCGAGAAGAATGTTGAGAATGGCCGATTTGAACTAGTCTCCTTGACAATGCCAATACCAAGAGAGGGGAATGTTTCCTCTACCACATATGTCAATTCAAATTAA